In one window of Miscanthus floridulus cultivar M001 chromosome 12, ASM1932011v1, whole genome shotgun sequence DNA:
- the LOC136496975 gene encoding acyl-CoA hydrolase 2-like isoform X2, producing MDREEVTEFLGQVPLLQCLPGSSIRRIAEAVEVRNYEPGDYVAREGEPVDGLYIILDGQAEVSAPANAEEANRPDYVLNKYDYFGYGSNSSVHQVNVVALSKLTCFILPNQYGHLLQPKTIWNAEETPEHSLLEQILHLEPLEVDIFRGFTLPEAPTFRQVFGGQFIGQALAAASKTVDCLKMVHSLHAIFLVAGDNNMPIIYQVHRARDGSSFATRKVEAKQKGLVVFTLIASFQKEEVGFEHQAAIMPDVPPPEQLLNLEEIRERRLTDPRFPSQYRNLAAKKKFTPWPIEMRFCEDSASQHKPSLNYWFRARGKLSDDQALHRCVVAYASDLLYSGVSLNPHREKGLKTYSLSLDHSIWFHKPVKADEWLLYVIESPSAHGGRGFVTGRMFNRQGELIMSLTQEALIRREKPRGPNPRPKL from the exons GTCGCTCGCGAAGGTGAACCTGTTGATGGCCTTTACATCATATTGGATGGTCAG GCTGAAGTTTCTGCACCTGCGAATGCTGAAGAAGCCAACCGCCCAGACTATGTGTTAAATAAATACGACTACTTTGGTTACG GAAGTAATAGTTCTGTTCATCAAGTAAATGTTGTTGCACTATCAAAG CTGACCTGCTTCATATTGCCCAATCAATATGGACATTTGTTACAACCAAAAACAATTTGGAATGCGGAGGAAACACCTGAACATTCTTTGCTGGAACAAATTTTGCACTTAGAACCACTAGAA GTCGATATCTTCCGTGGGTTTACTTTGCCAGAAGCTCCAACTTTTAGGCAAGTTTTTGGAGGACAATTCATTGGACAG GCACTAGCAGCAGCATCCAAGACTGTTGATTGTCTAAAaatggtgcacagtttgcatgcAATTTTTCTTGTTGCTGGAGACAATAACA TGCCAATAATATATCAAGTTCATCGGGCACGTGATGGATCCAGCTTTGCCACAAGAAAAGTGGAGGCAAAGCAGAAGGGACTAGTTGTATTCACCTTGATTGCTTCTTTCCAG AAGGAAGAAGTGGGTTTTGAGCATCAGGCTGCAATCATGCCTGATGTTCCTCCTCCAGAACAG CTCCTTAATCTGGAGGAGATACGAGAAAGACGGCTTACGGATCCACGCTTCCCATC CCAATATAGGAACTTGGCTGCTAAAAAGAAGTTTACTCCTTGGCCCATAGAAATGAGATTCTGTGAAGATTCAGCATCTCAACATAAACCAAG CTTAAACTACTGGTTTAGAGCTCGGGGAAAACTTTCAGACGACCAAGCTCTACATAG ATGTGTTGTAGCATATGCTTCGGATCTACTATATTCTGGTGTGAGCCTTAACCCTCATCGTGAAAAGGGTTTGAAGACATACTCGCTCAGTCTTGATCATTC CATCTGGTTCCACAAACCTGTGAAGGCTGACGAATGGTTGCTATATGTG ATCGAGAGCCCATCTGCGCACGGTGGTCGGGGTTTCGTCACTGGACGCATGTTCAACAGGCAAGGAGAG CTTATCATGTCACTGACCCAAGAGGCGTTGATTAGAAGGGAGAAGCCACGAGGACCAAATCCGAGGCCGAAGCTTTGA